In Streptomyces sp. NBC_00433, a single genomic region encodes these proteins:
- a CDS encoding ABC transporter permease has translation MNPFETLRFAVGGLAANKVRSALTMLGVLIGVAAVIILLAVGNGSSQSVKDSIEKLGTNSLTISSGSGGAFGGGGRSTSSSGTKPLTVDDARALADPASAPHVKSVAPEVTTSQTAIYQGTSHTVGQVVGTYPAYFEASNSKVDKGDYFSADDVLNSRKVAVIGSTTATDLFGTASPVGKKVVIGGTPFTVVGVLATKGGTGFQDPDDTVVAPLPTVQNAFTGFGPVSQILVEAKSADATTPAQNEITTVLMGTHGIKDANSLDFRVSSQESLLSTQSDTDRTFTVLLGAVAAISLLVGGIGITNIMLVTVTERTREIGIRKAIGAPKGVILGQFLAESTLLSLIGGGLGVVAGLIGSHFRIVGIRPVVIPASVWGAFAIAVAIGLFFGSYPANRAASLRPIEALRHE, from the coding sequence GGCGGCCTGGCCGCCAACAAGGTGCGGTCGGCGCTGACCATGCTGGGCGTCCTGATCGGCGTCGCCGCCGTGATCATCCTGCTGGCGGTCGGCAACGGCTCGTCGCAGTCGGTCAAGGACTCCATCGAGAAGCTGGGCACCAACTCGCTGACCATCTCCTCGGGTTCGGGCGGAGCCTTCGGCGGCGGCGGGCGCTCCACGAGCAGCAGCGGCACCAAGCCGCTGACCGTGGACGACGCCCGCGCGCTCGCCGACCCGGCCTCCGCGCCCCACGTCAAGTCGGTGGCGCCCGAGGTCACCACGTCCCAGACGGCGATCTACCAGGGCACCTCGCACACCGTCGGCCAGGTCGTCGGCACCTACCCGGCGTATTTCGAGGCGTCCAACAGCAAGGTGGACAAGGGCGACTACTTCTCCGCCGACGACGTGCTCAACTCCCGCAAGGTCGCGGTGATCGGCTCGACCACCGCCACCGACCTCTTCGGGACGGCGAGCCCGGTCGGCAAGAAGGTCGTCATCGGCGGCACCCCCTTCACCGTGGTCGGTGTGCTGGCCACCAAGGGCGGCACCGGCTTCCAGGACCCGGACGACACGGTGGTCGCACCGCTGCCGACCGTGCAGAACGCCTTCACCGGCTTCGGCCCGGTCAGCCAGATCCTGGTCGAGGCGAAGTCCGCGGACGCCACCACGCCCGCGCAGAACGAGATCACCACCGTGCTGATGGGCACGCACGGCATCAAGGACGCCAACTCGCTGGACTTCCGGGTCAGCAGCCAGGAGTCCCTGCTGAGCACCCAGTCCGACACCGACAGGACCTTCACGGTGCTGCTCGGGGCGGTCGCCGCGATCTCGCTGCTGGTCGGCGGGATCGGCATCACCAACATCATGCTGGTCACGGTGACCGAGCGGACCCGGGAGATCGGCATCCGCAAGGCGATCGGCGCCCCCAAGGGCGTCATCCTCGGGCAGTTCCTCGCCGAGTCGACACTGCTGTCGCTGATCGGCGGCGGGCTCGGGGTGGTGGCCGGGCTGATCGGCTCGCACTTCAGGATCGTCGGCATCAGACCGGTCGTCATACCGGCCTCGGTGTGGGGCGCCTTCGCCATCGCGGTGGCCATCGGGCTGTTCTTCGGCAGCTACCCGGCCAACCGGGCGGCGAGCCTGCGGCCCATCGAGGCCCTGCGGCACGAGTGA